From a single Larus michahellis chromosome 18, bLarMic1.1, whole genome shotgun sequence genomic region:
- the GFAP gene encoding glial fibrillary acidic protein: protein MESQRLSSYGRRFGPAAPLYRALPASPPARPRATPRARSTQPSPRGGARLGWGKMDFSLAAALNSEFRETRTNEKVEMMELNDRFASYIEKVRLLEQQNKVLVVELNQVRNQEPSRLADVYQEELRDLRRHVEQLATAKARLEIERDNLAEDLGSLQQKLQEEVTLRLEAESSLAAYRQDVDAAALARLDLERRVGTLQDEIAFLRKVHEEELRELQEQLARQRVHVEVDTSKPDLTAALRDIRSQYEAMATSNVQETEEWYKSKFADLTDAAARHAEALRAAKQEANEYRRQLQALTCDLEALRGSNESLERQLRELEERYALETAGYQDTVVRLEEDIRSLKEEMARHLQEYQDLLNVKLALDIEIATYRKLLEGEESRITIPVQSFSNLQIRETSLDTKSVSEAHVKRSIVVKTVETRDGEVIKESKQEHKEVM, encoded by the exons ATGGAGAGCCAGCGGCTGTCCTCCTACGGCCGCCGCttcggccccgccgccccgctgtaCCGcgcgctccccgccagccccccggcTCGGCCGCGGGCCACCCCCCGTGCCCGCAGCACCCAGCCGAGTCCCCGCGGGGGGGCCCGCCTGGGCTGGGGCAAGATGGACTTCTCGCTGGCCGCGGCGCTCAACTCGGAGTTCCGGGAGACGCGCACCAACGAGAAGGTGGAGATGATGGAGCTCAACGACCGCTTCGCCAGCTACATCGAGAAGGTCCGGCTCCTGGAGCAGCAGAACAAGGTGCTGGTGGTGGAGCTGAACCAGGTGCGGAACCAGGAGCCCTCGCGTCTGGCCGACGTCTACCAGGAGGAGCTGCGTGacctgcggcgccacgtggagcAGTTGGCCACCGCCAAGGCCCGTCTGGAGATCGAGAGGGACAACCTTGCCGAGGACCTCGGCAGCCTCCAGCAAAA gctgcaggaggaggtgacCCTGCGGCTGGAGGCCGAGAGCAGCCTGGCTGCCTACAGGCAG GACGTGGACGCCGCCGCCTTGGCTCGCCTGGACCTGGAGCGGCGGGTGGGGACCCTGCAGGACGAGATCGCCTTCCTCCGCAAGGTCCACGAGGAG gagctgcgggagctgcaggagcagctggccCGGCAGCGGGTGCACGTCGAGGTGGACACCAGCAAGCCGGACCTGACGGCCGCCTTGCGCGACATCCGCAGCCAGTACGAGGCCATGGCCACCAGCAACGTCCAGGAGACCGAGGAGTGGTACAAGTCCAAG TTTGCCGACCTGACGGATGCGGCCGCCCGGCACGCGGAGGCCCTGCGTGCGGCCAAGCAGGAGGCCAACGAGTACCGGCGCCAGCTCCAGGCCCTCACCTGCGACCTGGAGGCTCTGCGGGGTTCG AACGAGTCCCTGGAGAGGCAGCTGCGGGAGCTGGAGGAACGCTACGCCCTGGAGACGGCCGGCTACCAGGACACGGTGGTGCGGCTGGAGGAGGACATCCGCAGCCTCAAGGAGGAGATGGCCCGGCACCTACAGGAGTACCAGGATCTGCTCAACGTCAAGCTGGCCCTCGACATCGAGATCGCCACGTACCGCAAGCTGCTGGAGGGCGAGGAGAGCAG GATCACCATCCCCGTGCAGAGCTTCTCCAACCTGCAGATCCGAG AGACCAGCCTGGACACGAAATCCGTGTCAGAAGCCCACGTGAAGAGGAGCATCGTGGTCAAAACTGTGGAGACCAGAGATGGAGAG GTGATCAAGGAGTCCAAGCAGGAGCACAAGGAGGTGATGTAG
- the FAM187A gene encoding Ig-like V-type domain-containing protein FAM187A, giving the protein METRLPGAALLLCMVGVLHAFAIEDKGDVFSRMACPAFLMFDNAAYLADMTFELPCNCKPKEVSSVVWYFQKNMGSHKTTVLTDFAGTVVIDSQHINVSSNILKRFSIRMFSLIVFQAQVTDSGHYLCGTKKGDFFYGYDVDVQPTKHITVAFLDSGQHVQDNFREKLFSFFTTFWDWSRCDRCGVRGEQRRIGLCYVRSGQLHPRYRTAIPNVTSCGSRAVPPRFQRAVRLRRPEVAIRSCLTPCLKEEVSKEGMQSISNVISKLGEKPWLPHIPTQFHKQIVGSGLVIACPGARPEHAVAWDKDSVRLYRSRYLIGVNKSMRVFIDHGNHLHIQRVQVSDGGIYYCWHEGKMVASFRLSVFHQKQRKRTLSDPETIFAIKAISLSYILISIVFIIIHVCRHCRRAFGSPART; this is encoded by the coding sequence ATGGAGACgaggctgccaggagctgccctTCTCCTCTGCATGGTAGGTGTTCTCCATGCTTTTGCGATTGAAGATAAAGGAGATGTGTTCAGTAGAATGGCTTGTCCCGCTTTCCTGATGTTTGACAATGCTGCTTACTTGGCTGACATGACCTTCGAGCTCCCCTGCAACTGCAAGCCCAAAGAGGTCTCTTCTGTCGTCTGGTACTTCCAGAAGAACATGGGCAGCCACAAAACCACGGTCCTGACGGACTTTGCTGGCACCGTAGTTATTGACTCCCAACATATCAACGTGAGCAGCAACATCCTGAAGCGTTTCAGTATCCGGATGTTCAGTCTCATTGTCTTCCAAGCCCAAGTGACGGACTCGGGCCACTACCTGTGTGGCACTAAGAAAGGGGACTTCTTTTATGGCTACGATGTGGACGTGCAGCCCACCAAGCATATCACGGTGGCTTTTTTGGACAGTGGCCAGCACGTCCAGGACAACTTCAGGGAGAAGCTCTTCAGCTTCTTCACCACCTTCTGGGACTGGAGCAGATGCGACCGCTGTGGGGTGAGAGGTGAGCAGCGGCGGATCGGGCTCTGCTATGTGCGGAGCGGCCAGCTGCACCCTCGCTATCGCACCGCCATCCCCAACGTCACGTCCTGTGGCTCGAGGGCTGTCCCCCCACGTTTCCAGCGTGCTGTCCGCCTCCGGAGACCCGAGGTGGCCATCCGAAGCTGCCTGACCCCTTGCCTGAAGGAGGAGGTCTCCAAGGAAGGCATGCAGTCCATCTCCAATGTCATTTCCAAGCTGGGTGAGAAGCCCTGGCTGCCTCACATCCCCACGCAGTTTCACAAGCAGATTGTTGGAAGTGGCCTGGTCATCGCATGCCCAGGAGCCCGGCCAGAGCACGCTGTGGCCTGGGACAAGGACTCTGTCCGGCTCTATCGCTCCCGCTACCTCATCGGTGTCAACAAGAGCATGAGGGTCTTCATCGACCACGGAAACCACCTGCACATCCAGCGGGTCCAAGTCAGCGATGGAGGCATCTACTACTGCTGGCATGAGGGCAAGATGGTGGCCAGCTTCCGGCTCAGCGTGTTCCACCAGAAGCAGCGCAAGCGGACGCTCAGCGATCCCGAGACAATCTTTGCCATCAAGGCCATCAGCCTGAGCTACATCCTCATCAGCATCGTCTTCATTATCATCCATGTGTGCCGCCACTGCCGGCGGGCGTTCGGCTCCCCTGCCAGGACATAG